DNA sequence from the Pseudophryne corroboree isolate aPseCor3 chromosome 6, aPseCor3.hap2, whole genome shotgun sequence genome:
CGTTATGCAAGACTATGAGACATTCTCTAAACTGTTTCCATATAGATTCCTGGCAGAAGCTGTGGGTCTGCTTATGCTTCAACGCTGTCCAGACGTTAATGTCACTTCTTCGATTCTCTCCGGCTTTGTTGTGGAGTGAGATGGTTAAGTTCTCCATTCTTCGCAAGCACACTTCACTTTATCCATTTCCTGCGGATCAGGTGTCCAAGTGGGAATTTCCTACCAAGGTTGACGCTACCGTGGCGCGTTTAGCTAGACACACAGCTATTCCCATTTAGAACTCATTGGGGCAaaggtattaagcctggagaaggcataaagaagtgataaagcagtgataagtgcaaggtggtaacgcaccagccaatctgctccaatatgtaaattgacaaggaggcttcttattaaagataatagaacacatagtttaccttgtcattttggattgtgtcctaaggggattctcaaggacattaaagtacaagctattgaacagatccccccatcgaccagagggggagatagatataagaagTTGTGCCGCAAGGAGGCCTTTTGGATCTACAAACTTGGAACTATGGTTCCTGCGGGCCTGAATGATACTATCGAGCTCAACAATATTTAATTGTGTGAATAGAGGCTATAGATAGGCATCCCAGGTGCACTACCCTTTTCCATCATTTCCAGAAAAAATTCCTTATTTCTCCCCCTTAGCAGACTTCCAAACACAGTTTCGGTTCTATCTCTCCCTTTATTTTCAGGTTATAATGTTTAGTAAGTTTAGAACATTGAGGAAGTTctgaaaaggactggcgaagccccaatgatcatctagaccccccaatattatactgggttaggtagctccgcattaatttaatcagtagttctaattgggtgtagtttttatgttttttcaaaaaaaaaaaaaaaatatataaaaaaaaaaatttttttgatacTATACACATATGTTTACATATAGGCGTGATATGATCTAATTGGATATTTATATCTAAGGGTTCTTGAAAAATCAATGCAATAATGTTTTTCCACTTTGCTGTTTTTCCTGAAGTTATAAAAAATCCTTAAAGAATCGTTAGAGGAGCCCATTGGCCCTTGAAGGCGTATCTAAGTTTTAGAAATTATATTAtcaggaatatacatatatatatatatatatatatatatatatatatatatttttttttttttattattataatgactattgacactaccattctaatagaacaaatatatggtaattatttggctatgagacatccacaggtatatttatgtatttaaattttaataattgttttgttataattctcctgcctcactgtttggttttatttattctaaatattgtataatgatttaaatggcgaggtataaaaaccttttattatttatatttccctagattgtcttgctatatgaatagaagcttgcaaacactcattatatcagtttttaattgcttaattgtttatagacagctgtatcaatgattagtgaggctaggagtataaaaatgcccaaggatctggaggcggtacttctgatgaaacagccccaggattgaggctgagaaacgcgtcaagcattcctcccagtatcctgtctggtatcctgcttctctccaccaccagagactacaagcacgtcttcgaacggctccagctacaggcacgtctctgacggctcccgctatatcactgcaagtgagcggttccgagcgttcagttcaccaatacattctgctttatttcatcccttcggtgccgcagtcaagcggcgtgggcagccggcgcccaacattttcaaaggaaataccgaataattgcaatcagcagaggctggggtaagcacaatacgagactgtcaaaatagcgttccatgcttaaatgtcattgtgctgtgcacggaattgtgctaattaaaatcacccgtaaaaagccttttctaaaatacggaataagtattgggagcagatattataaagtggacaaaacaaaggtgaactgtttatattcacaccacggatggacttttaaatccataaaatcatcttatgagcctatacgtctaattaacccacatgtggagctcccagcaaggagccctttttttaattacaagtgctatattaccatctgaagcacaggtggttatatcgttttaggggattttgttaatatgtccatcatttgctgctactaataagtattgatgcttgctatactatatatgctgtgttatcaaattacaggataccaggttttatttttgtgattatcatatatatatatatttttaataaattgtataatactttcaatgacagcgcttctttgttttttaccaacttcatcaagaagtcttcgagcagattgcaaatcggtgggaacggccacaggtggacatgatggcgtcccgcttaaacaaaaagttaaaaagatattgcgtcaggtcaagggaccctcaggcgatagctgtggatgcactggtaactccgtgggtgttccagtcggtatatgtgtttcctcctcttcctctcatacacaaggtactgagaatagtaagaaaaagaggagtgagaacgatactcattgttccggattggccaagaaggacttggtacccagaacttcaagagatggtcacagaggacccatggcctctgcctctcagacaggacctgttgcagcaggggccctgtctgttccaagacttaccgcggctgcgtttgacggcatggcggttgaacgccggatcctagcggaaaagggtataccggatgaagtaattcctacgctgataagagctaggaaggatgtgacagcaaagcattatcaccgcatatggcggaaatatgttgcttggtgtgaggccaggaaggcccctacagaggacttccagttgggtcgttttctgcatttcctacagtcaggtgtgactatgggcctcaaattagggtccataaaggttcagatctcggccctatccattttctttcaaaaagaactggcttcactgcctgaggttcagacgtttgtaaagggagtgctgcatattcagcctccttttgtgccaccagtggcaccttgggatcttaacgttgtgttggatttcctgaaatcccactggtttgagccacttaagaccgtggagctaaaatatctcacgtggaaagtggtcatgctattggccttagcttcggctaggcgtgtgtcagaattggtggctttgtcatgtaaaagcccctatctgatcttccatatggacagggcagaattgaggacttgtccccaatttctccctaaggtggtatcatcgtttcatttgaaccaacctattgtggtgcctgcggctactagggacttggaggattccaagttgctggacgtagtccgggctttgaaaatttatgtttccagaacggcgggagtcagaaagtctgactcgctgtttattctgtatgcagccaacaaggttggcgctcctgcttcgaagcagactattgctcgctggatctgtagcatgattcagctggctcactctgcggctggattgccgcatccaaaatcagtaaaagcccattccacaaggaaggtgggctcttcttgggcggctgcccgaggggtctcggctttacttggtcgggctcaaacacatttgcaaagttctacaagtttgataccctggctgaggaggaccttgagtttgctcattcggtgctgcagagtcgtccgcactctcccgcccgtttgggagctttggtataatccccatggtccttacggagtccccagcatccactaggacgtcagagaaaataagaatttactcaccggtaattctatttctcgtagtccgtagtggatgctgggcgcccgtcccaagtgcggacttcttctgcaatacgtgtatatagttattgcttactaaagggttattgttatgagccatccgttgattgaggctcagttgttgttcatactgttaactgggtatggttatcacaagttatacggtgtgattggtgtggctggtatgagtcttaccttggattccaaatcctttccttgtagtgtcagctcttccgggcacagtttccctaactgaggtctggaggaggggcatagagggaggagccagtgcacaccagatagtacctaatctttcttttagagtgcccagtctcctgcggagcccgtctattcccccatggtccttacggagtccacagcatccactacggactacgagaaatagaattaccggtgagtaaattcttatttttcataggCTCCACAGTCCTTATCTGACTTCTTACTAGTCTCCCCATGGTTTCAACTATGCCGAACTTAGACTATTCAAACTCGCCGCAGGGCTTCACAGTAATTTAGCGTGGAGGCCCTGCTTAGTTTTCCAAAACAGCTTAGTGGTGCAGCTAAATATGGGTTTGAGGCTATTCACTACGCTCAGATGTCTACCAGAGTTTCACCTATGGCTGTCTCTGTTTGGAGGGCTCTTTAGCTCTGCACTTACAATGCGCTTTCACACTTTTCTGTTTGGTGTGGGCATTCTCTTAAGCCACGTTTATCCTTGCCAAGACTTTCAACAGGAAAtgtgtttgggttttttttctttcattctagTGCCGACGGGTGCTCCAGGGCCATGGCTCAAAATAATCTAGTGTCTACCGGGCTATCTCTTTGCTCAGTCTGGTCAACAGTCAGAGGATGGTTGCCCCAATTCACAGGCCATTGGGTGGAAGTCGTCTAAGGATCCATTTCACAGGATGTGGAGGATAGGGTGACATTGGACCAGGCCATCCCTTCTTTCTTCTTTGATTGGTATAATTCAAACGCTAGACCTGAAGCTGGGGTTTTCCACCAAATTATTCCTTGTTTGGTATTCGAATGGCTGATTAAATCTGATAAGTTTTGGCCCCGGttgcaacaatgtcaatccgactttaaaaaaagtaggaTTGGCATTGTCGTGAACGTACAAATtcggtcggatttggccgctcattgaatactcaaatgtcggatcctttccgttggaaaaGATCCGACATCTATTAAATACACCCCTTAAAGGGGTTGAGGTGGATCATTTTCTAATAGAATCTCTGAGCTTGCTGCGCTAACAAAGTATCATGATAATACCTTATTTACACAATCTGTTTGTGAAGGCTGATTTCAACTTCATGGTTACAAAAGAACCTTGATCACACAGTTTCAATACTTCATGATCGTGGCTGGATGCCGACCTTCGAAAAGTCTTTCCTAATATCTCTGCAGCGCAAACTCTACAGAACCTAATCACAACGGTATTGTCAGTGCGTAGTCTGTCCTTCTTGTTGTGCACGATGGTCTGCagtacaccagggggtaaatttactaagatgggagttctatttaagatgggatgttgccaatagcaaccaatcaaatcctacttctcatttatttagcaccttctagaagataatatctggaatctgattggttgctatgggcaaaatcccatcctgtatagagctcccatcttagtaaatttacccacaggTTCCACTAAGGGGAAATTTGGTAAAAATTCTCACACTCTAAACGAGATGCTCAGCAATCTCTCATTTGGTGGCTGTTTTCTGGTCATCTCCACGAACGATCTTTCGTCGCTCCATATTGGGTCATTGTGATCACAGTCGCAACTCTCCTATCATGAGCTGCCGTGACATTACATCATCAGCTCCTGCGCTTCTGGGCACCATTGGAGACAATTctgcagatcactgtattcaaggtCAAACCATCTTTCTTGCTCTCTTAGAAGCCCAGTCCGGCCTGACTGGCCTGTTTGCATAAAATCGAACTACACCATGTCGGTGGCATATAGATCCATCACCGGGGAAGCACAAAGAGTGTGGCAGTGATAGCAGAGGCCGCATCCTTTCTTGAGCATAGAATTTTGTTCTGGCACACCCATCTGTGTTTACACCGGATTTGGGAAAATTAAAAAGGCAAATTTCCTCAGCAGAATCACCTTCTCACGGGGAAGTGATCTCTCCCAGAGGTTTTTAATGATTTGTTTGGAAGTGGAACTCTCAATACAACTTCAAAGTTCCACAATGTGTTGCGGGATctaggtactagagatgagcgcccttCCCCCCGTACTCtgatcccaaagcgaggccgaacgctctcttcccgctgtcggattctcacgggtttaaaGTCCCCGTGCATCAgtaccatcttcactccggctgtagagagtgtactggatggacatgtccggctcagtactgtgttgtctggtgtggggtgggtaccctgtctgctgtatctgaaaaaggagtgttctgtcaggctgcagtatattatttcatacttatacacgtattgtgcgacactgttggtgaagctaaacatcagtgtgtattaatatatatttctgactaattaGTGCAAAATAATGTATAtaatttgtgctgtgtcatcccagtatacagccaggtgtgctctgtccATTTAAGGGTGCTGTATTCATATTCTAATATTATAATTTATTGTCCTATATTttaataattcttcttatcaccacattgtgattaattcaaatgaataataattataaattaactaaatttaaattaatataactaaccttctgcatgtcaaagatatctttaaAGAACAGaggaacttgatcctaattttaaaataattttaacagatgattacagcatttaaaaatctaTTGTTAACTGCaacgtgtttgctgcccactgctgtcgcttagtcatccagctacctgtgcaacctttttgcctaaactggataaaaacaatattgtgagctatgaggtgttcagaatagactggaaatgaatgttattgaggttaataatactgtaggaacaaaaacaacccCAAATTATGTTATGTTGCTGtttttatgattattattttttattttttatttttttatccggATCCAAAAGCCGCAAGGGagttttttggcaaaaccaatacagatccaaaacacgaaggagataaagatccaaaacacaaaaaatggcccGGTGCTCACCCCTACTAGGGATCCGCTCATTTTCTCAGTGGAGGTCATGACCGTTTTGGGGGGTTTTCATCTAGCATATGTTTCCACTGACACCCAATGTTACTTTGGGTGAAGTGGAAGGCGACACCCAGAACCCAATCAACTGAGTCCGTTTCTACAAGAGAGCCTTCCTTTTTGTTGTCTTTAatagcctgttttttttttttttaaaccaagttTTTAAACGCTATAGGTTATTTCTTTTTCGTTGGTTCATACTGAAATGCAGGAAGCCGATTTCGTCATGCAGTTTCCACATAGCATAGAAACTCTACATCTTTTTGTGTTTCACACCACAAGGTTCTTACTTCTAGGTTTTCACTCTTGTTTTTTAGCCTTTCTTATAAAGTTTTTGAAAGGCTAAGTTAAGGATTAGTTTTTGTAAGTACAAGTTTCAGCCCTGTCACTTTAATTTCCAGTGACGTGTGACCACTTTTTCCAGAGTTTTAAGCCTTTTTACAGTGCATGGTCATACAACAGGCTCCATTTTGAGCCTTTGGCTTCGGTGGTTTCTTCAATTTTGTACTTGCAAGCTGGGCTTCCTAACGGTTATTGCCTCAACCAGGCGTGTTTCTGAGTTTGTGGTTTTGTCTGggagtgccttttttttttttttttttgtaatcttcCATGACAATAGTGCTGTTCCTAAGTTCCAGCGACAATTGTTTGTCCTTCCCTTTTTTTTCTTAAAccaggacattggtggtcattccgagttgttcgctcggtaattttcttcgcatcgcagcgattttccgctaattgcacatgcgcaatgttcgcactgcgactgcgccaagtaaatttgctatgaagattggtattttactcacggcattacgaggtttttttcttcgttctggtgatcgtaatgtgattgacaggaagtgggtgtttctgggcggaaactggacgttttatgggagtgtgtgaaaaaacgctactgtttctgggaaaaacgcgggagtggctggagaaacggaggagtgtctgggcgaacgctgggtgtgtttgtgacgtcaaaccaggaacgacaagcactgaactgatcgcactggaagagtaagtctcgagctactcagaaactgcacagagaagtcttttcgcaatattgcgaatctttcgttcgcaattttgataagctaagattcactcccagtaggcggcggcttagcgtgtgcaatgctgctaaaagcagcttgcgagcgaacaactcggaatgagggccattgtctttccaGTTTTTACTCCTTCCGTGACTTTCCCATGACCAGGTTAATCTGGTTCTACTAGATATCGTTCGAGCTTTGTAAATTTTCTCAGAATGTCTTCTGTCAGCCGCTCAGATATACTGCTTGTTCTTACTATGCACATACGTGTTTGTTCgggttctaagcagaccattgcatcATTGAATATGTTCGGTTATCACTTGAGCCATTTTGGTGTGGGGTGACCGATACCACACCAGATGTCTGCGGATTCCACTAGGTCATTGGCGCCCTTCTGGGCAGTACGACGCAGGGCTTCGGCAGATCATGTCTGTCGCACAGCTACCTGGTCCTCTGTCCACACATTTTCTTAATTTTTACCTCCTGGCAATGCCCATTTTGGGCGTACCATTTTTCAGTCAGGCAGCCTGAGTATTTCATCCCCTGAGGGCGGCTGTTGTatgtcccatggtccagtgttGCCCACCCTTGCAAGAGAAAATTTTTGATCACTTACCATTGAATCCTTTTGTCTTAAGTAGGCCGGGAGACGCTAAGTTCCCTGTATCACGATCAGTCAAGCATGTTGATTCTTGACTGTCTTTTCCCTACTGGTGTGTTTGAACTCCAGCACCAATCTGCAATCCCATGGTCCACTGTCGCCTAACCTGCTTAGGAGAAAAGGATTCAACGGTAATTGACAAAAAATCCTATAATATTATACACAAAGCTTCCCTGTGCtgttaaattaaaaattaaaatcaacACTAATACAATGTGGGATGTTGAattatggataagggatactcaacctgtattaaatgcaTAGTCCTGTATTTTTTGCACTTAATAGTGTAACCACTTGTGATTTTGAGGCCAGTCCAGCATAGAATAGCCCAATCAAACAGACACAAGTCTTTCGCATTTTGGCGCAATGTTATTTTCCAAAAAATGGAGGCATCTGGAGAAGGATTGCAGCTTTTTGGTGCTTGATACATAGGGGGCAGAGCAGAGTTCCCATTGAGAATAATGGGGACTACAGTCTGAAGTGCTTAAGTGTGTTAACCATTTGCAGGTGGTTTCTCGGATATATTCTACAAAAGGGCTATTATTACATAGTCAGGATAACTAAAATGACGTGGGACTGCAGATTCCACATGGTTTTAGTAGAAAGGATTTTGAAATGTACCCCTAACAGTCTGTACATATTTTCAGGACCCTGTTTTCATATTGCTTGTGGGATTTATAATTtaatttccaattgtaaagagtaAGCTTTTGCATTTTTTTCTCTCCTTTGCAGCTCTTTGTAGATACTCCAGTAATTGTAGCTGCAACATAATTTAttagtttttctcttacgtcctagaggatgctggggactccaaaaggaccatggaccCTAATATATAGAGTTTACACCCTGAACCAGTgtataacatgctgcccagggcgccccccccccctgcgccctcatGAGCCGTCGGCGCGGGAGTCACTGGCGCGTCTGATGcgctatactggcgggggtatgggaCACGGTGCCGCGGCACCGAGAAAGCTTTTAATGCCAGCCGTGTTTTAAAagatcagtaactgctgcccagggcgctccctcccccagcgccctgcaccctgttagtgcgttggtgtgtgggagcatggagcgcagcgcgaccgctgcgctgtacctccgttactgaagtcttctgccgtcactgaagtcttctgttcttcacatactcacccggcttctttcttctggcttctgtgaggggggtggcggcgcggctccgggaacaagcagctaggcgaaccaagtgatcgaaccctctggagctaatggtgtcctgtagccgagaagcagagcccctgaactaagaagaagtaggtcctacttctctcccctcactcccacgctgcagggagcctgtatccagcaggtctacctgaaaataaaaaacctaacaaagtattttagagaaactcagtagagctcccctagtgtgtgtccattcactcctgggcacaaagtctgaggtctggaggagaggcatagagggaggagccagttcacacccagtttaagtctttgtagtgtgcccaagctcctgcggatccgtctatacaccatggtccttttggagtccccagcatcctctacggactaggagaaaaggatttaccggtaggtactaaaatcctttttttttttttttttttaatttacagatCCTTTTTATAATCAATAATAAAATTTAGAGCTggtatgatggtgatgatgatttcaTCTTGCTCTGTTGTGTGGTTGGGATAGCATCGGGGATTCCTGTCTAAACAAAAAATGAAGTCCCACAGAACACATAATCGCAGACTACACGTGTGAAATTTGAAACGTGATTTAGTATAGTGGGGACAGATCAGTGCTGGGCGGGCTGAAGTGACCCATGTCTATTTTACTAATAATACTATATTTTCTATTTTCTTTTATACATTATGgagaataactttttttttttattattatttttgtacacAGAAATACCTTTTTTTCCGGAACACATGGCTTTCTCTGGAGAAATGTGCAAACTTCTGTCAGTGTTGATATCACTGGTGTTTCTGCTTCCAGGAGTGGAAGCAATGGATGAAGGAAACGCAATAGCAATTCTGTTTGGAATGGTTTTTACGGGCATTGGTTTTTGTGCATGTTTGGGTTACTATGCCAGGAAGAGAAATGGGCAGTACTAGCAATGTACTTATATTTTGTGTTTATACCAGtcaatgcttttgtattttataATCTAAATGAAAAGCCACTACAATCTAAATGACTTATCTGTTCAGAATATGAATATTGTCTGCCAGGAAAATAGCTTATTTCATAGTATATCAACTTGTTTTTGACCAAGTATTAAATTCCAATAAAATGAGTAACTTAACACAAAACCAAGACGGTGTAACTGCATAAATTATCTACAATGAATTGCACATATCGAGCACATCCCTAAACTCAAATCTAAAATATTAAATGTAACTTTTCTTGAACTTTGTTAGATGTTTTTaatgatgccgctgttggtatagtgacagccagcattcCGTCTGCCGGGATATAGTATGTATCCCATTTAAACATAGCAAACATTGCTGCTAGTCTGCCCTGGTTGGAAATAGCAGGTAATGATTGGAGACATATACATAGAAAATTAATTATGTAGGTTTGTATCAATATTAGGTCATAAGGTTACAATTGATAAAACATGAGACGTTTACAGGTACTAGCTGACACACATCACACCCCCTGGATCACCCAGGTTATAATATACACTCTATTGCATCACACTGTTTAACTTTAGTTTCTCTGGCATCATTCTTCAGACACTGTTTTGGTTTCACCTTATAGATATCTACTGATATTCAGTTAACTGCAGGGTTTACCCGGTGACAAATTTGAGGCAAAAATTCCCCCTGGTgtggggaaaggctattcaattaaatatcCTTTTCCCCCACATCAAAATATTGGAATTTACAATCGGAAAGCCAATAGTTCCACATAAACTGCGGAATCAGTGGGGGTTTCCTGTGCGCAACCcgattttgtgtttgttttttttcttaaaacAAGGTTCAGTCCAACCCTGgggactcgtgtgtgtgtgtgtgggggggggggggtaaaccccCAATAATTGAATAGGTCTGGCAAAGTGAATAATTGTATTCCCCCCCATATTGTGCAAAAAATGCTTTCCTGTTAATTTTTTTGTTCATTTTCTAAAAATGTTATTGACTTTATTTCCACACAACATGTAGACCTACCCTTGTGTAAAATGGAGACCTACAAAAGAATACATGCTACTTGAAAGCTGAAATACAAGATTGGTACATAAACTCACATTTACTAGGGCAATTTCAAAATACAATCCTTAATGTTCACTATAATGCTATTGTTTCTTTGCATTTTGTAACTGGCGATTTATGTATAATTTTGAACTTCTTCCAATAAAACTGTAATATAATCATAGTACcttgtgtatgatttttttttttagaatacctTTGCTACTTGTAATATGCTAATACTTGTGGACCTGCTGCCATTGTGGTAGTAAAGTTGTAGATTTTCCTTCAGCTGATACCACTTGGCAAATTCTAGCATTGTATTTTGTATTTATActacttacaaaaaccaaaatatcGAGGCAGATGTACTATGCTTGGAgagtgattaagtggagagagagaaactaccaaccaatcggttcctaactgtcatttttcaaacacagcctgtaacatggtagttaggagctgattggctggcactttatcgctctaggcttagtacatctcccccataatgagctatggcagaggttcccaaacgcggtcctcaaggcaccccaacggtcctggttttaaatgtatccatagtTGTCCACAggagacttaattagcaccttagtcaatttgatttaaccacatgTGCtgggccatggatatacctaaaacctggactgttggggtgccttgaggaccgcgtttgggaacctctgaactaTGGTATACAATAATGTAAATTATGTTCTTAAATGGAAATATTGATGGTATCTGCTATTCTTGCTCTTTTGGTTACATGTGATGAAGTAATTTGTTTTGTTAAATAAACGTCAATTTATTAAAGGTATGGTAACTGTAATTGGACAACTGAAAGGTCTGAAACAGCGAGTTTAGAAAATGCCGGCAGGTTATGTCTGTTTTATATGTATTTCCAGAACTGTAGAGAGCGATTGTTTTATTAAACATATTTCCCTTTGGGGTCATTCCGTGTCAAATCAACACACTTTTTGTTAACATTTTACCTCACCAGCTCAGATTTTGTTCAAATTTGGCATATGGAGGGTATATATGTAGTATGACATTGTATTTAAATATATCATGCCATTTCCAAATTATTGCCATGTAGAGTTTTCAAAAATCTGTCAAACGTACACCCAACATATTTTCAAATCACCAAAAATTAAGCTAGAGAGGTGGGAGTGGTGTAATTTTACAAGAAATGGTGGCTTGCTTATGTGATGGTCAGGAATGCAGACGAATTAAAGTGACCTTCCTTCATTCAGGTGGACCTTCACTTTCATTCTATCCTATCCAAGGAAGCCTGATGTACTATGGATACCACTAATGGATGTCTTATGTAAATTCGGCCCTATAACTCTAACTGGAAGAATTTATGTCACGTATCCTGATGAAGCATTGTCAAACTGTCTTCGGCTAACATTGTTGACTGACTAATACAAAGTCAAGTATTCTATTCAACTTGATTTTTATAATGAAACTTATGAAGCCATCACACAGTTGCCATCTTCAAGAGCCTACAATTGGGTCTATCCC
Encoded proteins:
- the SMIM30 gene encoding small integral membrane protein 30; translated protein: MAFSGEMCKLLSVLISLVFLLPGVEAMDEGNAIAILFGMVFTGIGFCACLGYYARKRNGQY